In one Desulfoferula mesophila genomic region, the following are encoded:
- the fdhF gene encoding formate dehydrogenase subunit alpha: MVDSTLILNGKTVEFTPGQTILEAAQAQGVRIPTLCYLKGCSPTGACGICVVEVAGSEQLTLACSTPAQAEMDIKTDSERVRSARRETLAKLVASGDHNCFVMDLPPDKWSERQFEVMLKPWHDQVCPAHGDCRLQDLVVEYGVSLREMPDLSVERPLDDSHPVIIRDFSRCIQCGRCVQACNQVQVNRALPEIEHLAPGKAGGWLPLADYDHCTHCGECVQACPVGALFERKAYGRINGHEARKVRTTCPYCGVGCQLWLHVKDGKVIKVTGVERAQPNQGRLCVKGRFGYDFIHSPERLTTPLIKEDGEFREASWDEALDLVAERFSEIKQKHGPDALAGVSCARSINEDSFNMQKLFRAVIGTNNIDHCARTUHAPTVAGLATSFGSGAMTNSFADFDKAKMFFIIGSNMTEAHPVAATFVKNAVNNGAKLVLVDPRRTGLADFALTHMRLKVGSDIALLNGLMHVLITEDLYDKEYVQSCTVGFEELKATVMNYPPERAAEISGVPAEQIVEVARLLAANKPAMLMYTLGITEHTCGVNNVLSCANLQMLLGNVGFECGGVNPLRGQNNVQGACDMGALPNVYPGYQKVNDEAAQAKFAQAWGVEVDDKVGLMMPAMFDGLIDGTVKGMYIFGENVANTEPDIAHVEHCLESAEFVVCNDIFPTETTRFADVIFPAAAWSEDDGTFTNSERRVSRVRKAVDPPGQAKPNWWIFKQIAKRMGQEWASDSGQEIWDNEVSVLTPQMAGIKFSRIENDGLQWPVPDLNHLGTPFLHKDGCFTCGLGNLKPVEWTPPAEQPDAEFPLVLSTGRRLYHYHTRTQTGRSGGLNDLLGEETADISLDDAERLGIAQGQKVAVSSRRGRVEVRAKVTPQVPPGMVWMAFHFREGCANWLTNPVYDPVSQTAEYKACAVKVEPL, translated from the coding sequence ATGGTCGATTCCACCTTAATACTCAACGGCAAGACCGTGGAGTTCACTCCAGGGCAAACCATCCTGGAAGCGGCGCAAGCCCAAGGCGTACGCATTCCCACCCTGTGTTATCTGAAGGGGTGCAGCCCCACCGGAGCCTGCGGCATCTGCGTGGTGGAGGTGGCAGGTAGCGAACAACTGACGCTCGCCTGTTCCACCCCGGCCCAGGCGGAAATGGACATAAAGACCGACAGCGAGCGGGTCCGCTCCGCGCGGCGTGAGACCTTGGCCAAGTTGGTGGCCTCGGGAGATCACAACTGCTTTGTCATGGACCTGCCGCCGGACAAATGGAGCGAGCGCCAGTTCGAGGTCATGCTCAAGCCCTGGCACGATCAGGTATGTCCGGCCCACGGCGATTGTCGTCTGCAGGACCTGGTGGTGGAATACGGCGTCAGTTTGCGGGAGATGCCCGATCTCTCGGTGGAGCGCCCCCTGGATGACAGCCACCCCGTGATCATCCGCGACTTCAGCCGCTGCATCCAATGCGGCCGCTGCGTGCAGGCCTGCAACCAGGTCCAGGTTAACCGAGCCTTGCCCGAGATAGAGCACCTAGCGCCCGGCAAGGCGGGTGGGTGGCTGCCCCTGGCGGACTATGACCACTGCACCCATTGCGGCGAATGCGTGCAGGCCTGCCCCGTGGGGGCCCTGTTCGAGCGCAAGGCCTATGGCCGGATAAACGGTCACGAGGCCCGCAAGGTGCGCACCACCTGCCCCTATTGCGGAGTGGGCTGCCAGCTTTGGCTGCACGTCAAGGACGGCAAAGTCATCAAGGTCACCGGCGTGGAAAGGGCCCAGCCCAACCAGGGCCGCTTGTGCGTCAAGGGCCGCTTTGGCTACGACTTCATCCACAGTCCCGAGCGGCTGACCACCCCTCTGATCAAGGAAGATGGCGAATTCCGAGAGGCCTCCTGGGACGAGGCCCTGGACCTGGTGGCCGAGCGTTTCTCGGAGATCAAGCAGAAGCACGGCCCCGACGCCCTGGCGGGCGTCAGCTGCGCCCGCAGCATCAACGAAGACTCCTTCAACATGCAGAAGCTCTTCCGCGCGGTGATCGGTACGAATAACATCGATCACTGCGCACGAACCTGACACGCTCCCACTGTCGCCGGTCTGGCGACTTCCTTCGGCTCCGGGGCCATGACCAACAGCTTTGCCGATTTCGACAAGGCCAAGATGTTCTTCATCATCGGCTCCAACATGACCGAGGCCCATCCCGTGGCCGCCACGTTCGTGAAAAACGCGGTGAATAACGGGGCCAAGCTGGTCTTGGTGGACCCCCGGCGCACCGGCTTGGCCGACTTCGCCCTTACCCACATGCGGCTCAAGGTGGGCAGCGACATCGCGCTGTTGAACGGCCTGATGCACGTCTTGATCACCGAAGACCTTTATGACAAGGAATACGTGCAGTCGTGCACCGTGGGCTTCGAGGAGCTCAAGGCCACGGTGATGAACTACCCGCCCGAGCGGGCGGCCGAGATCAGCGGGGTGCCGGCCGAGCAGATCGTGGAGGTGGCCCGGCTCTTGGCCGCCAACAAGCCGGCCATGCTCATGTACACCCTGGGCATCACCGAGCACACCTGCGGTGTGAACAACGTGCTCTCCTGCGCCAACCTACAGATGCTGCTGGGCAACGTGGGCTTCGAGTGCGGCGGGGTCAACCCGCTCAGGGGCCAGAACAACGTGCAGGGGGCCTGCGACATGGGGGCCCTGCCCAACGTCTACCCCGGCTACCAGAAGGTGAACGACGAGGCGGCCCAGGCCAAGTTCGCCCAGGCCTGGGGAGTGGAGGTCGACGACAAGGTGGGCCTGATGATGCCCGCCATGTTCGACGGCCTCATCGACGGCACGGTCAAGGGCATGTACATCTTCGGCGAGAACGTGGCCAACACCGAGCCGGATATTGCTCACGTGGAGCACTGCCTGGAATCGGCCGAGTTCGTGGTGTGCAACGACATCTTCCCCACCGAGACCACCCGCTTCGCGGACGTGATCTTCCCCGCGGCGGCCTGGAGCGAGGACGACGGCACCTTCACCAACAGCGAGCGCCGGGTCAGCCGGGTGCGCAAGGCGGTGGACCCGCCCGGCCAAGCCAAGCCCAATTGGTGGATCTTCAAACAAATCGCCAAGCGCATGGGCCAGGAGTGGGCCTCCGACAGCGGCCAGGAGATCTGGGACAACGAAGTTTCCGTGCTGACTCCCCAGATGGCGGGCATCAAGTTCAGCCGCATCGAAAACGATGGCCTGCAGTGGCCGGTGCCGGACCTCAACCACCTGGGCACGCCCTTCCTGCACAAGGACGGCTGTTTTACTTGCGGCCTGGGCAATCTGAAGCCCGTGGAGTGGACTCCCCCGGCCGAGCAGCCGGACGCGGAGTTCCCCCTGGTGCTCAGCACCGGGCGGCGTTTGTACCACTATCACACCCGCACCCAGACCGGGCGCTCCGGCGGGCTCAACGACCTGCTGGGCGAGGAGACGGCCGACATCTCGCTGGACGACGCCGAGCGCCTGGGCATCGCCCAGGGCCAAAAGGTGGCGGTTTCCTCGCGGCGCGGGAGGGTGGAGGTGAGAGCCAAGGTGACTCCCCAGGTGCCGCCGGGCATGGTGTGGATGGCCTTCCACTTCCGCGAGGGCTGCGCCAACTGGCTGACCAACCCGGTGTACGACCCCGTCTCCCAGACCGCCGAGTACAAGGCCTGCGCCGTCAAGGTGGAGCCTCTGTAG
- a CDS encoding DUF2325 domain-containing protein, with amino-acid sequence MKDAASPFKGSMSSPCNAIHRQKPCGKKVCASCPLQGRKVMIIGGLDRLEPSYRETVSRLGGKCEFHTGKLRSGHRRLRQRVAKADLVVFITSINSHAALNAVKTECKRCGKPFCALRQTGCCSLEKTLRSLPEEPFINLQTK; translated from the coding sequence GTGAAAGACGCGGCATCACCGTTCAAAGGCAGCATGAGTTCACCCTGCAACGCCATTCATCGTCAAAAACCATGCGGAAAAAAGGTCTGCGCATCCTGCCCGTTACAGGGCCGCAAGGTGATGATTATCGGCGGGCTGGATCGTCTGGAACCCAGTTATCGCGAAACGGTGAGCCGTTTAGGCGGCAAATGCGAGTTTCACACCGGCAAGCTGCGTAGCGGTCACCGCCGCCTCAGACAAAGGGTCGCCAAGGCCGACTTGGTGGTTTTCATCACCTCAATCAACTCCCATGCCGCCCTCAACGCCGTCAAAACGGAATGTAAACGTTGCGGCAAACCGTTCTGCGCCCTGCGCCAGACCGGCTGCTGTTCTCTGGAAAAGACCCTTAGAAGCCTGCCCGAAGAGCCCTTCATCAACTTGCAAACCAAATGA
- a CDS encoding FeoA family protein — protein sequence MENFETLRMLPKGGRAVVKRISVGGEMGRRIRDMGIVPGTEFMVMGRAPLKDPVEIKLKGYNLTLRNNEADHILVQAVEG from the coding sequence GTGGAAAATTTTGAAACCCTACGCATGCTGCCCAAAGGTGGGCGCGCGGTGGTCAAGAGGATATCCGTGGGCGGCGAGATGGGCCGGCGCATCCGGGACATGGGCATTGTGCCGGGAACCGAGTTCATGGTCATGGGCCGGGCGCCGCTCAAGGACCCGGTGGAGATCAAGCTAAAGGGCTACAACCTGACCCTGCGCAACAACGAAGCGGACCACATTTTGGTCCAGGCGGTGGAAGGCTAG
- the feoB gene encoding ferrous iron transport protein B, giving the protein MASEKITVALAGNPNAGKTSLFNALTGARQHVGNYPGVTVEKKWGHVSLGGQEVEIVDLPGVYSLTAYSLEELVARDYLVQEKPDVVVDVVDAANLERNLYLAVQLLELGVPLVIALNMVDVADGRGLKIDPDKLGRLLGVPVVPTVARRGKGVERLLDEAVEKARRQKTWRPLELSYGSDVDQALGELTAKLGGVGPALSPLSPRWVSIKLLENDAEVQKQISRELQLDGQLDPMRHKLAEHLRLTMDDDPEGVIADYRYGFIGGIYRQAVQETRAHRLELSDRIDKVLTNRLVGPLILLAILYGIYQFVFWASEAPVGWLEGLFGWLGGMAEASLPDGFVKSLIISGIIDGVGGVLGFVPLIMFMFFVIAVLEDTGYLARVAYLLDRVLRLFGLHGNSVMAMIVSGGISGGCAVPGVMAARTLKDPKARLATILTVPMMNCGAKLPVYALLIGAFFAAQQAQMLFALTLVSWGLALVAARVLRWTVLKGDTAPFVMELPPYRLPTLRGLLIHTWERTWQYIKKAGTVILGISILMWALMSFPALPEERAAAWEAKAEAAVTEEARQEIEYQQGQDELAYSVAGRLGRALNYVTAPLGFDWRTNVALVGGFAAKEVVVSTLGTAYSLGELDPEDTGGLSERLAKEPGWNPLKAFALMLFVMIYAPCFVTVAVIRNETGGWKWALFAMAYSTGAAYVIALLVYQGGKLLGLG; this is encoded by the coding sequence ATGGCTTCGGAAAAGATAACCGTCGCCCTGGCCGGCAACCCCAACGCGGGCAAGACCTCCCTGTTCAACGCGCTCACCGGTGCCCGGCAACACGTGGGCAACTATCCCGGAGTGACGGTGGAGAAAAAATGGGGTCACGTTTCCCTGGGGGGCCAAGAGGTGGAAATAGTCGACCTGCCCGGCGTCTACAGCCTCACCGCCTACTCCCTGGAGGAGCTGGTGGCCAGGGATTACCTGGTCCAGGAAAAGCCCGACGTGGTGGTGGACGTGGTGGACGCGGCCAACCTGGAGCGCAACCTCTACCTGGCGGTGCAGTTGCTGGAGTTGGGCGTGCCGCTGGTGATTGCCTTGAACATGGTGGATGTGGCTGATGGCCGGGGCCTGAAAATCGACCCCGACAAGCTTGGCCGCCTTTTGGGCGTGCCGGTGGTGCCCACCGTGGCCCGCCGGGGCAAGGGTGTAGAGCGCCTCTTGGACGAGGCGGTGGAAAAAGCCCGCCGCCAAAAAACCTGGCGTCCCCTGGAGCTTTCCTATGGGTCGGACGTGGACCAGGCCCTGGGGGAGCTTACCGCCAAGTTGGGCGGCGTCGGCCCGGCCTTGTCCCCCCTAAGCCCCCGCTGGGTCTCGATCAAGCTTCTGGAAAACGACGCTGAGGTCCAGAAACAAATCTCCCGGGAACTCCAGCTGGACGGGCAGCTGGACCCTATGCGCCATAAGCTTGCCGAGCATCTGCGGCTCACCATGGACGACGACCCGGAAGGGGTGATCGCCGACTACCGCTACGGCTTCATCGGCGGCATCTACCGCCAGGCGGTGCAGGAGACCAGGGCCCATCGCCTGGAGCTTAGCGACCGAATCGACAAGGTGCTCACCAACCGGCTGGTGGGGCCCCTGATCCTGCTGGCCATACTTTACGGCATCTACCAGTTCGTCTTCTGGGCCAGCGAGGCGCCCGTGGGCTGGTTGGAAGGCCTGTTCGGCTGGCTGGGCGGTATGGCCGAGGCGTCTCTACCCGATGGCTTCGTCAAATCCTTGATCATCAGCGGGATCATCGATGGCGTGGGCGGCGTGCTGGGTTTCGTGCCCCTGATCATGTTCATGTTCTTCGTCATCGCCGTTTTGGAGGACACCGGCTACCTGGCTCGGGTGGCCTATCTGCTGGACCGGGTGCTGCGGCTCTTCGGCCTGCACGGCAACAGCGTCATGGCCATGATCGTCAGCGGCGGCATCAGCGGCGGGTGCGCGGTGCCCGGGGTGATGGCCGCCCGCACCCTTAAGGATCCCAAGGCCCGTTTGGCCACCATTCTCACCGTGCCCATGATGAACTGCGGCGCCAAGCTGCCGGTGTACGCCCTGCTGATCGGGGCCTTTTTCGCCGCCCAGCAGGCCCAGATGCTCTTCGCCCTCACGCTGGTTTCATGGGGCCTGGCTCTCGTCGCCGCCCGCGTTCTGCGCTGGACGGTGCTCAAGGGCGACACCGCGCCCTTTGTCATGGAACTGCCGCCTTACCGCCTGCCCACCCTGCGCGGCCTGCTCATTCACACCTGGGAGCGCACCTGGCAGTACATCAAAAAGGCGGGCACCGTGATCCTGGGCATCAGCATCCTGATGTGGGCCCTGATGAGCTTCCCCGCGCTGCCCGAGGAGCGGGCCGCGGCCTGGGAGGCCAAGGCCGAGGCGGCCGTGACCGAAGAAGCCCGCCAGGAGATCGAGTACCAGCAGGGGCAGGATGAATTGGCCTATTCCGTGGCCGGCCGCCTGGGGCGAGCCCTGAACTATGTCACCGCCCCCCTGGGTTTCGACTGGCGCACCAACGTGGCCCTGGTGGGAGGCTTCGCGGCCAAGGAGGTGGTGGTCTCCACCCTGGGCACCGCCTACAGCCTGGGCGAGTTGGACCCCGAAGACACCGGCGGTCTAAGTGAGCGGCTGGCCAAGGAACCGGGATGGAATCCCCTCAAGGCCTTTGCCCTCATGCTCTTCGTCATGATCTACGCGCCCTGCTTTGTCACCGTGGCGGTAATCCGCAACGAAACCGGCGGTTGGAAGTGGGCCCTGTTCGCCATGGCCTACAGCACCGGCGCGGCTTATGTGATCGCTCTGCTGGTCTACCAGGGCGGCAAGCTCTTGGGATTGGGGTAG